Proteins from a single region of Trichoderma asperellum chromosome 3, complete sequence:
- a CDS encoding uncharacterized protein (EggNog:ENOG41) gives MASSNSPNHLGDISDKPYSVVRESADVLKHGILNHPITVPHLISGLDKYADSVSFEGSDNPSLPVNWRFAESIAALKGLESIYVNAILDKVYGIAPQKVLINTDHALLFIMSLMLWSIDPEGRNVTFADTRTDPSAKALYHSLFKDYDVHRSLDGPYRCCTSNMYKTKDGKFYHIHGSMNPDRILDMLNLPREPPTEDTFEKLVPIFSEIIGKMDSHELDKLSNDVWKQAGSICHPIEEYRATEHGKANAHVGLWETWKSNENQPPCWWSDNGKKPSDPSRPLSGLKVLDATRIIAAPIVSRGLAELGASVLRITSPSIPDATLYHPELNWGKWNASLDFTKAEDRQKMKELILECDVFISSYRPGALAKFGFDADDVLEMCKDREKGIIVVRMNSYGWNGPFQERSGWQQISDAFCGVSYEFGRAMGNDEPVTPIFPNTDFCAGISGICAVMDAVVRRGEAGGSYKVNLALDYYTNWLINNVGTYPEDVWKQLWGRYGSPVYRHHDHMLQLLFRIMPLLKERSAYLFDPSYFETRPCPNLGVSLRTVKPVLQFVDGVVKPGFTIGTRGNAVDKAQWPADLKTQVIV, from the exons ATGGCAAGCTCGAACTCGCCTAACCACCTCGGCGACATATCAGACAAGCCATACTCAGTTGTCCGTGAGTCTGCCGATGTGTTGAAACATGGAATCTTGAACCATCCAATTACTGTACCACACCTCATTAGTGGCTTGGATAAATATGCGGACTCAGTGTCATTTGAAGGCTCCGACAACCCTTCCTTGCCGGTTAACTGGCGATTCGCAGAAAGCATAGCCGCTCTGAAAGGACTGGAGTCGATATACGTTAATGCTATCTTGGACAAAGTCTATGGTATAGCACCTCAAAAAGTGTTAATTAATAC cgaTCATGCATTACTTTTTATCATGTCTCTTATGCTTTGGTCTATTGATCCCGAAGGGCGTAATGTGACCTTTGCGGATACTCGCACCGATCCCTCTGCCAAGGCATTGTAtcatagcctttttaaagaCTATGATGTGCATAGATCTTTGGACGGCCCTTATCGGTGCTGCACGTCAAATATGTACAAGACCAAAGACGGCAAGTTCTATCATATCCACGGATCTATGAACCCGGATAGGATTCTTGATATGTTAAATCTTCCTCGAGAGCCGCCGACAGAAGATACTTTCGAAAAGCTTGTGCCAATATTTTCTGAAATAATTGGCAAAATGGACAGCCACGAGCTAGACAAGCTATCAAACGACGTGTGGAAGCAAGCTGGATCCATTTGCCATCCCATTGAGGAATATAGAGCCACGGAGCATGGCAAAGCTAATGCCCATGTCGGTCTCTGGGAAACCTGGAAGTCAAATGAAAACCAGCCTCCGTGTTGGTGGAGTGACAATGGGAAGAAACCTAGCGATCCGTCTCGCCCCTTGTCAGGGTTAAAAGTTCTAGACGCCACTAGAATTATTGCTGCTCCCATTGTCTCTCGTGGCCTAGCCGAACTTGGAGCAAGTGTACTCCGCATTACCTCGCCATCTATCCCGGATGCGACATTATATCATCCAGAGCTTAATTGGGGCAAGTGGAATGCATCGCTTGACTTTACGAAAGCAGAGGATCGCCAGAAAATGAAGGAATTGATCCTCGAATGCGATGTTTTCATTTCGAGTTACCGCCCTGGAGCATTGGCAAAGTTTGGgtttgatgctgatgatgtgTTGGAAATGTGTAAGGATCGAGAGAAGGGCATCATTGTCGTCAGAATGAATTCATACGGTTGGAACGGACCATTTCAGGAACGGAGTGGATGGCAGCAGATCTCCGATGCT TTTTGTGGCGTTTCTTATGAATTTGGTCGCGCCATGGGCAATGACGAGCCAGTGACTCCTATATTTCCCAATACTGACTTTTG TGCTGGTATTAGTGGCATTTGCGCCGTCATGGATGCAGTAGTGCGACGGGGAGAGGCCGGTGGCTCCTACAAAGTAAAT CTTGCTCTTGATTATTATACCAACTGGCTAATAAATAATGTCGGAACATACCCTGAAGACGTTTGGAAGCAGCTTTGGGGGAGATATGGATCACCAGTCTATCGACACCACGACCATATGCTCCAACTTCTGTTCAGGATCATGCCGTTGCTGAAAGAGCGATCTGCTTACTTATTCGACCCATCCTATTTCGAGACACGTCCCTGTCCCAATCTCGGTGTCTCGTTAAGGACGGTAAAGCCTGTTTTGCAATTTGTAGATGGAGTGGTGAAACCTGGTTTTACAATTGGAACTAGAGGAAATGCAGTGGATAAGGCACAGTGGCCAGCAGATTTAAAAACGCAGGTGATTGTATAA